A stretch of Camelina sativa cultivar DH55 chromosome 18, Cs, whole genome shotgun sequence DNA encodes these proteins:
- the LOC104762178 gene encoding uncharacterized protein LOC104762178 isoform X1 has product MGSRWRKAKLALGLNLCLYVPKTLEDSSSSSSSSPLRRSDDAVSLSPVMVPRPTTPTPSSSGLRLPRSISKSSSKKTCAICLTTMKAGQGHAIFTAECSHSFHFHCITTNVKHGNQICPVCRAKWNEIPVQSPNAKSKSGVKPISQTRDYAWMSIPPRRSSPIQASSRPDSLRVSSIFNTEPAVFNDDEALEHQDPSAESGLEKSKPGVSGTLEVKTYPEISEVARSVSFKDFAVLINLKAPSKSSSNSSSSSRAPVDLVTVLDVSGSMAGTKLALLKRAMGFVIQNLGPFDRLSVISFSSTARRNFPLRLMTETGKQEALQAVNSLVSNGGTNIAEGLKKGAKVLIDRRFKNPVSSIVLLSDGQDTYTMTSPTGSRGTDYKALLPKEINGNRIPVHAFGFGTDHDASSMHSIAENSGGTFSFIESETVIQDAFAQCIGGLLSVVVQELCVKIECVHHLLRIASVKAGSYQFDNGPNSRTGSIAVGDLYAEEERNFLVNLDIPIVDGVSDLMSLLKVRCVYRDPVTKETVDLNSSGEVKILRPVVMADRRPVVSVEVDRQRIRLRAAEAISEARVLADRGDLTEAVSVLETCRGVLTESVSGQAGDPLCVTLCAELKETQDRMASRQVYESSGRAYVLAGLSSHSWQRATARGDMTDTTTTSYQTQSMVDMVNLSQTMTFGMPIASSNPSPSTTQRKLRQALSFPARPRPR; this is encoded by the exons ATGGGAAGCAGATGGAGGAAAGCAAAGTTGGCTTTAGGTCTCAATTTATGTCTATACGTTCCCAAAACGTtagaagattcttcttcttcttcttcttcttctcctttaagAAGATCAGACGACGCCGTTTCACTTTCCCCTGTAATGGTTCCAAGACCCACTACGCCGACTCCTTCCTCCTCTGGTCTCCGATTGCCTCGCTCCATTAGCAAATCCTCTTCAAAG AAAACGTGTGCGATATGTTTGACGACGATGAAAGCAGGGCAAGGCCACGCAATCTTTACAGCGGAATGTTCTCATTCGTTTCATTTCCACTGCATCACTACGAATGTCAAACACGGGAACCAGATTTGTCCTGTTTGTCGCGCGAAATGGAATGAGATCCCTGTCCAGAGCCCTAATGCTAAATCTAAATCTGGTGTCAAACCGATAAGTCAAACAAGAGACTATGCTTGGATGTCAATACCTCCAAGGAGGTCGTCCCCGATTCAAGCTTCTTCACGGCCTGACAGTCTAAGGGTCTCCTCCATCTTTAACACCGAGCCTGCGGTTTTTAATGATGATGAGGCTCTGGAACATCAAGACCCTTCTGCTGAATCTGGTTTGGAGAAGTCTAAACCTGGTGTTAGTGGGACATTGGAAGTTAAAACATACCCTGAGATTTCAGAAGTAGCTAGATCGGTTTCGTTTAAAGATTTTGCTGTACTGATCAATCTAAAAGCTCCTTCAAAGTCGTCTTCaaattcttcctcttcttctcgtGCTCCTGTTGATCTAGTCACGGTTCTTGATGTGAGTGGAAGCATGGCGGGAACAAAACTGGCTTTGCTGAAACGAGCAATGGGTTTTGTGATTCAGAATCTTGGCCCGTTCGACCGTCTCTCTGTCATATCCTTCTCCTCCACAGCACGCCGTAACTTCCCTCTTCGTCTCATGACCGAGACTGGTAAACAAGAAGCATTGCAAGCGGTTAACTCGTTGGTCTCAAACGGAGGGACTAACATTGCAGAGGGATTGAAGAAAGGTGCAAAAGTTTTGATCGACCGTAGATTCAAGAACCCGGTATCAAGCATCGTGCTCTTATCTGATGGTCAAGATACGTATACCATGACTAGTCCAACCGGTTCCAGAGGAACGGACTACAAAGCCCTTCTTCCTAAAGAGATCAATGGAAACCGGATCCCAGTTCATGCGTTCGGGTTTGGTACGGACCATGATGCGTCCTCGATGCATTCCATTGCAGAAAACTCCGGAGGTACATTTTCCTTCATAGAGTCTGAAACGGTAATACAAGATGCATTCGCTCAGTGCATTGGAGGTCTTCTTAGCGTTGTGGTTCAAGAGCTATGCGTTAAGATCGAGTGCGTTCATCATCTGTTGAGAATTGCATCGGTTAAAGCTGGAAGCTACCAGTTTGATAACGGTCCGAATTCAAGAACCGGATCTATCGCAGTCGGTGATCTCTATGCAGAGGAAGAGAGGAACTTCTTGGTGAATCTTGATATCCCCATTGTTGATGGAGTTTCAGATCTGATGTCTTTACTCAAGGTTCGATGCGTTTACAGAGACCCGGTTACAAAAGAGACTGTTGACTTGAATAGTTCCGGCGAAGTAAAGATTCTCAGGCCGGTTGTGATGGCAGACAGAAGACCTGTGGTGTCAGTTGAAGTTGACAGACAGAGAATCAGATTACGTGCAGCGGAAGCAATCTCTGAAGCTAGAGTTTTAGCCGACCGCGGTGATTTGACCGAAGCTGTGTCGGTTCTTGAGACTTGCCGTGGGGTATTGACGGAGTCTGTATCAGGTCAAGCTGGAGATCCATTATGTGTAACACTGTGTGCAGAGCTGAAGGAGACGCAAGATAGAATGGCGAGCCGTCAAGTTTACGAGTCTTCGGGTAGGGCTTACGTTCTGGCTGGTCTAAGCTCGCACTCGTGGCAGCGAGCTACAGCGAGAGGCGACATGACAGATACGACGACGACTTCTTACCAGACGCAATCAATGGTGGATATGGTGAACCTCTCTCAGACAATGACTTTCGGAATGCCTATCGCTAGTTCAAATCCGAGTCCGTCGACGACTCAGAGGAAACTACGGCAAGCTCTCAGTTTCCCGGCGAGGCCAAGGCCTAGGTGA
- the LOC104762178 gene encoding uncharacterized protein LOC104762178 isoform X2, giving the protein MKAGQGHAIFTAECSHSFHFHCITTNVKHGNQICPVCRAKWNEIPVQSPNAKSKSGVKPISQTRDYAWMSIPPRRSSPIQASSRPDSLRVSSIFNTEPAVFNDDEALEHQDPSAESGLEKSKPGVSGTLEVKTYPEISEVARSVSFKDFAVLINLKAPSKSSSNSSSSSRAPVDLVTVLDVSGSMAGTKLALLKRAMGFVIQNLGPFDRLSVISFSSTARRNFPLRLMTETGKQEALQAVNSLVSNGGTNIAEGLKKGAKVLIDRRFKNPVSSIVLLSDGQDTYTMTSPTGSRGTDYKALLPKEINGNRIPVHAFGFGTDHDASSMHSIAENSGGTFSFIESETVIQDAFAQCIGGLLSVVVQELCVKIECVHHLLRIASVKAGSYQFDNGPNSRTGSIAVGDLYAEEERNFLVNLDIPIVDGVSDLMSLLKVRCVYRDPVTKETVDLNSSGEVKILRPVVMADRRPVVSVEVDRQRIRLRAAEAISEARVLADRGDLTEAVSVLETCRGVLTESVSGQAGDPLCVTLCAELKETQDRMASRQVYESSGRAYVLAGLSSHSWQRATARGDMTDTTTTSYQTQSMVDMVNLSQTMTFGMPIASSNPSPSTTQRKLRQALSFPARPRPR; this is encoded by the coding sequence ATGAAAGCAGGGCAAGGCCACGCAATCTTTACAGCGGAATGTTCTCATTCGTTTCATTTCCACTGCATCACTACGAATGTCAAACACGGGAACCAGATTTGTCCTGTTTGTCGCGCGAAATGGAATGAGATCCCTGTCCAGAGCCCTAATGCTAAATCTAAATCTGGTGTCAAACCGATAAGTCAAACAAGAGACTATGCTTGGATGTCAATACCTCCAAGGAGGTCGTCCCCGATTCAAGCTTCTTCACGGCCTGACAGTCTAAGGGTCTCCTCCATCTTTAACACCGAGCCTGCGGTTTTTAATGATGATGAGGCTCTGGAACATCAAGACCCTTCTGCTGAATCTGGTTTGGAGAAGTCTAAACCTGGTGTTAGTGGGACATTGGAAGTTAAAACATACCCTGAGATTTCAGAAGTAGCTAGATCGGTTTCGTTTAAAGATTTTGCTGTACTGATCAATCTAAAAGCTCCTTCAAAGTCGTCTTCaaattcttcctcttcttctcgtGCTCCTGTTGATCTAGTCACGGTTCTTGATGTGAGTGGAAGCATGGCGGGAACAAAACTGGCTTTGCTGAAACGAGCAATGGGTTTTGTGATTCAGAATCTTGGCCCGTTCGACCGTCTCTCTGTCATATCCTTCTCCTCCACAGCACGCCGTAACTTCCCTCTTCGTCTCATGACCGAGACTGGTAAACAAGAAGCATTGCAAGCGGTTAACTCGTTGGTCTCAAACGGAGGGACTAACATTGCAGAGGGATTGAAGAAAGGTGCAAAAGTTTTGATCGACCGTAGATTCAAGAACCCGGTATCAAGCATCGTGCTCTTATCTGATGGTCAAGATACGTATACCATGACTAGTCCAACCGGTTCCAGAGGAACGGACTACAAAGCCCTTCTTCCTAAAGAGATCAATGGAAACCGGATCCCAGTTCATGCGTTCGGGTTTGGTACGGACCATGATGCGTCCTCGATGCATTCCATTGCAGAAAACTCCGGAGGTACATTTTCCTTCATAGAGTCTGAAACGGTAATACAAGATGCATTCGCTCAGTGCATTGGAGGTCTTCTTAGCGTTGTGGTTCAAGAGCTATGCGTTAAGATCGAGTGCGTTCATCATCTGTTGAGAATTGCATCGGTTAAAGCTGGAAGCTACCAGTTTGATAACGGTCCGAATTCAAGAACCGGATCTATCGCAGTCGGTGATCTCTATGCAGAGGAAGAGAGGAACTTCTTGGTGAATCTTGATATCCCCATTGTTGATGGAGTTTCAGATCTGATGTCTTTACTCAAGGTTCGATGCGTTTACAGAGACCCGGTTACAAAAGAGACTGTTGACTTGAATAGTTCCGGCGAAGTAAAGATTCTCAGGCCGGTTGTGATGGCAGACAGAAGACCTGTGGTGTCAGTTGAAGTTGACAGACAGAGAATCAGATTACGTGCAGCGGAAGCAATCTCTGAAGCTAGAGTTTTAGCCGACCGCGGTGATTTGACCGAAGCTGTGTCGGTTCTTGAGACTTGCCGTGGGGTATTGACGGAGTCTGTATCAGGTCAAGCTGGAGATCCATTATGTGTAACACTGTGTGCAGAGCTGAAGGAGACGCAAGATAGAATGGCGAGCCGTCAAGTTTACGAGTCTTCGGGTAGGGCTTACGTTCTGGCTGGTCTAAGCTCGCACTCGTGGCAGCGAGCTACAGCGAGAGGCGACATGACAGATACGACGACGACTTCTTACCAGACGCAATCAATGGTGGATATGGTGAACCTCTCTCAGACAATGACTTTCGGAATGCCTATCGCTAGTTCAAATCCGAGTCCGTCGACGACTCAGAGGAAACTACGGCAAGCTCTCAGTTTCCCGGCGAGGCCAAGGCCTAGGTGA